One Sparus aurata chromosome 5, fSpaAur1.1, whole genome shotgun sequence genomic window carries:
- the LOC115581221 gene encoding uncharacterized protein LOC115581221 — MNPQGALLKDLYVYMKAGKHVGHEMNERRKDQAECGADKSVYVHSKQWRNFQSRRFHENTVFSLPPLRPQPYGDKGLYFGGSELLGLQVQGFCCPLQQRPSTGRITHGMTPLSRGGGDGSLTLLSSLKERLESRVKPASRSRNGNRPEKTLEDGASTVSHHRDPVRETAETPCNKERQAHQGQPGTTKVSELHLYLPSSLCDDEEQDTGTEEKRTTAEETSTQGSLVKPKSTKHPNPSHTSQDQPNSGPDNTQHTF, encoded by the exons ATGAATCCTCAGGGAGCCCTGCTGAAAGACTTGTACGTCTACATGAAAGCAG GAAAACATGTTGGACATGAGATgaatgagaggaggaaggatcAGGCAGAGTGTGGTGCAGATAAAAGTGTGTATGTTCACAGCAAGCAGTGGAGAAACTTTCAGTCCAGACGCTTTCATGAGAACACAGTGTTCTCTTTGCCTCCACTCAGACCTCAGCCCTATGGAGATAAAGGGCTTTACTTTGGAGGCTCCGAGCTTCTGGGCCTGCAAG TGCAGGGATTCTGCTGTCCCCTCCAGCAGAGGCCCAGCACTGGGAGGATAACACACGGGATGACACCACTGAGCAGAGGGGGAGGCGATGGGAGTCTGACATTGCTAAGCAGTCTCAAGGAAAGGCTCGAGAGCAGAGTGAAACCAGCATCAAGGTCCAGGAATGGGAACAGACCTGAGAAGACCCTGGAAGATGGAGCTTCCACTGTGAGCCATCACAGAGATCCAGTCAGGGAAACAGCAG AAACCCCCTGCAACAAAGAGAGGCAGGCTCACCAAGGACAGCCCGGCACCACAAAGGTTTCAGAACTCCATCTGTATCTGCCTTCATCACTCTGCGATGATGAGGAGCAGGACACTGGGACCGAGGAGAAGAG GACTACAGCAGAGGAGACTAGCACTCAGGGATCTCTGGTCAAACCAAAGAGCACAAAACATCCCAACCCTTCACACACCAGTCAAGACCAACCTAACAGTGGACCTGACAATACACAGCACACCTTCTGA